A window of the Archocentrus centrarchus isolate MPI-CPG fArcCen1 chromosome 9, fArcCen1, whole genome shotgun sequence genome harbors these coding sequences:
- the carnmt1 gene encoding carnosine N-methyltransferase isoform X2: MAETTGQEGARGGPYYTKERIKYGPEEEAKLEKQHFWRIIDAFRYYRIHVQEQVKRAERQFRSLPQHHRDLLPGVLSNLARISQCADHNQGVLQAIVHNSLHMFENMEYGEREDPRKVRPSSTFDMDKLKSTIKQFVRDWSEAGQAERDTCYKPIIQEIQKLFSSDQYDVSKVSVLVPGAGLGRLAWEIARLGYTCQGNEWSFFMLFSSNFVLNRCEKVNALTLYPWIHQFSNNKRSSDQTRPIRFPDVNPQSLSRHADFSMVAGDFVEIYTDPESWDCVATCFFIDTAHNVLEYVETIWKILKPGGVWINLGPLLYHFENMANELSVELSYEDIRTAMVKFGFHLEVEKESMQTTYTENDRSMLRYVYDCVYFVARKPAELQYYNGQNEDQLQNCPPAAKSPRREGPDSPT, encoded by the exons atggCTGAAACAACAGGACAAGAAGGAGCGCGAGGTGGACCATATTAtacaaaagaaagaataaaatacGGCCCGGAGgaggaggccaagctggagaAGCAGCATTTCTGGAGAATAATTGATGCTTTTAGATATTACAG GATCCATGTCCAGGAGCAGGTCAAACGTGCCGAGCGTCAGTTTCGGAGCCTTCCACAGCACCACCGGGATCTGCTACCTGGCGTTTTGTCCAACCTGGCCCGAATCAGCCAGTGTGCGGACCACAACCAGGGGGTGCTGCAGGCCATCGTTCACAATAGCCTCCACATGTTTGAGAATATGGAGTATGGAGAGAGG GAGGATCCAAGGAAGGTTCGTCCATCCTCTACATTTGACATGGACAAACTTAAGTCCACCATAAAGCAGTTTGTGAGAGACTGGAGTGAAGCAGGCCAGGCTGAGAGAGACACCTGCTATAAGCCCATCATCCAAGAGATCCAAAAACTTTTCTCAAGTGACCAATA TGATGTGTCTAAGGTGAGCGTGCTGGTTCCGGGGGCTGGGCTTGGCCGTCTAGCCTGGGAGATAGCTCGGCTGGGTTATACGTGCCAGGGCAATGAATGGAGCTTCTTCATGCTCTTCTCCTCAAACTTTGTCCTCAATAG GTGTGAAAAGGTGAATGCTCTGACACTGTACCCCTGGATCCACCAGTTTAGCAACAACAAGAGATCCTCTGACCAAACACGACCAATCAGGTTCCCTGATGTCAACCCTCAGAGCTTGTCGCGGCATGCAGACTTCTCCATGGTAGCAGGGGACTTTGTGGAGATCTACACTGACCCAg AGTCCTGGGACTGTGTGGCTACCTGCTTTTTTATTGACACAGCTCATAATGTCCTGGAATATGTGGAAACCATCTGGAAGATTCTTAAGCCTGGTGGAGTGTGGATCAACCTGG gcCCACTGCTGTATCACTTTGAGAACATGGCCAACGAACTCTCAGTTGAGCTTAGCTACGAAGACATTAGGACAGCGATGGTCAAATTTGGCTTCCACCTTGAG GTGGAGAAGGAGTCAATGCAGACCACGTACACAGAGAACGACCGCTCCATGTTGAGATATGTTTATGACTGTGTCTACTTTGTGGCACGGAaacctgcagagctgcagtatTATAACGGTCAAAACGAAGACCAGCTACAAAACTGTCCACCAGCTGCTAAGTCACCACGCCGAGAAGGTCCCGATAGCCCGACGTGA
- the LOC115786192 gene encoding alpha-1-antitrypsin homolog, with amino-acid sequence MAKVVEVFPGSDGRVRRLKLLKSDATLDSRGIRTRRHIYYDQTINTSVLHLPIKGTHSMWLMLPGNMTRLENAINSGHITKWLKVMESRRYEIYVPKFSIKTSYKLNNVLTEMGMSDMFNDRANLTGISEGHQLLVSKVVHQATLDVNEAGATAAAATGIELMVGSSLFRPVIPVLKFDRPFMVMITERNTENILFMGKIINPNI; translated from the exons ATGGCAAAGGTAGTTGAGGTCTTCCCAGGCAGTGATGGAAGGGTGAGAAGACTCAAACTACTGAAGAGTGACGCAACACTAGATAGCAGGGGCATACGCACAA GGAGGCACATTTATTATGACCAGACCATCAACACATCAGTCCTCCACCTCCCCATCAAGGGCACCCACTCCATGTGGCTGATGTTGCCTGGTAATATGACAAGACTGGAGAATGCCATAAACTCAGGTCATATCACCAAATGGCTGAAAGTGATGGAGTCCAG GAGATACGAAATATATGTTCCAAAGTTCTCCATCAAGACTTCCTACAAACTGAACAATGTGCTGACTGAAATGGGAATGTCAGACATGTTTAATGATCGTGCAAATTTGACTGGTATTTCAGAGGGGCATCAACTGTTAGTCTCAAAG GTTGTACACCAAGCCACCCTGGATGTTAATGAAGCTggagccacagcagcagctgccacaGGCATCGAGCTCATGGTCGGGTCCTCCCTCTTTCGTCCGGTCATTCCGGTCTTGAAGTTTGACCGTCCATTTATGGTCATGATCACTGAGCgcaacacagaaaacattctTTTCATGGGCAAGATTATCAACCCAAACATCTGA
- the carnmt1 gene encoding carnosine N-methyltransferase isoform X1 codes for MAETTGQEGARGGPYYTKERIKYGPEEEAKLEKQHFWRIIDAFRYYRIHVQEQVKRAERQFRSLPQHHRDLLPGVLSNLARISQCADHNQGVLQAIVHNSLHMFENMEYGERQEDPRKVRPSSTFDMDKLKSTIKQFVRDWSEAGQAERDTCYKPIIQEIQKLFSSDQYDVSKVSVLVPGAGLGRLAWEIARLGYTCQGNEWSFFMLFSSNFVLNRCEKVNALTLYPWIHQFSNNKRSSDQTRPIRFPDVNPQSLSRHADFSMVAGDFVEIYTDPESWDCVATCFFIDTAHNVLEYVETIWKILKPGGVWINLGPLLYHFENMANELSVELSYEDIRTAMVKFGFHLEVEKESMQTTYTENDRSMLRYVYDCVYFVARKPAELQYYNGQNEDQLQNCPPAAKSPRREGPDSPT; via the exons atggCTGAAACAACAGGACAAGAAGGAGCGCGAGGTGGACCATATTAtacaaaagaaagaataaaatacGGCCCGGAGgaggaggccaagctggagaAGCAGCATTTCTGGAGAATAATTGATGCTTTTAGATATTACAG GATCCATGTCCAGGAGCAGGTCAAACGTGCCGAGCGTCAGTTTCGGAGCCTTCCACAGCACCACCGGGATCTGCTACCTGGCGTTTTGTCCAACCTGGCCCGAATCAGCCAGTGTGCGGACCACAACCAGGGGGTGCTGCAGGCCATCGTTCACAATAGCCTCCACATGTTTGAGAATATGGAGTATGGAGAGAGG CAGGAGGATCCAAGGAAGGTTCGTCCATCCTCTACATTTGACATGGACAAACTTAAGTCCACCATAAAGCAGTTTGTGAGAGACTGGAGTGAAGCAGGCCAGGCTGAGAGAGACACCTGCTATAAGCCCATCATCCAAGAGATCCAAAAACTTTTCTCAAGTGACCAATA TGATGTGTCTAAGGTGAGCGTGCTGGTTCCGGGGGCTGGGCTTGGCCGTCTAGCCTGGGAGATAGCTCGGCTGGGTTATACGTGCCAGGGCAATGAATGGAGCTTCTTCATGCTCTTCTCCTCAAACTTTGTCCTCAATAG GTGTGAAAAGGTGAATGCTCTGACACTGTACCCCTGGATCCACCAGTTTAGCAACAACAAGAGATCCTCTGACCAAACACGACCAATCAGGTTCCCTGATGTCAACCCTCAGAGCTTGTCGCGGCATGCAGACTTCTCCATGGTAGCAGGGGACTTTGTGGAGATCTACACTGACCCAg AGTCCTGGGACTGTGTGGCTACCTGCTTTTTTATTGACACAGCTCATAATGTCCTGGAATATGTGGAAACCATCTGGAAGATTCTTAAGCCTGGTGGAGTGTGGATCAACCTGG gcCCACTGCTGTATCACTTTGAGAACATGGCCAACGAACTCTCAGTTGAGCTTAGCTACGAAGACATTAGGACAGCGATGGTCAAATTTGGCTTCCACCTTGAG GTGGAGAAGGAGTCAATGCAGACCACGTACACAGAGAACGACCGCTCCATGTTGAGATATGTTTATGACTGTGTCTACTTTGTGGCACGGAaacctgcagagctgcagtatTATAACGGTCAAAACGAAGACCAGCTACAAAACTGTCCACCAGCTGCTAAGTCACCACGCCGAGAAGGTCCCGATAGCCCGACGTGA